ACGGTCGCTTCATACCAGCAGGGACCAAGGTGGGGATCAACCCTTGCGTCGTCTCGCGCGATACCGATGtctttggcgacgacgttgagGCTTTCAAGCCAGAGCGTTGGCTACAGCGACCAGACGAGGACGATAAGGGCTATGCGATACGATCTCAGCGCATGCGAGAGACTACCGATCTTACGTTCGGGGCAGGTAACCGCGTCTGCATGGGCAAATCAATGGCCAAAATGGAGATTTACAAACTGGTGGCGACATTGTACAGTACCTTTGATGTAAGTCTCTGAGCGACGCAACGCATCAATTtacgtcgacgacgatacTCACAAGGGTCCGTCACAGATCAAGCTGCCCGATGAGCGACACGAGTGGACGTACCGAAATTCCTGGCTCATGTTCCACGAAAACATTCCCATGCTGATCAGTCGGAGAGCAAGACTCTAACGGACAGTCAAGGAGACATGCTTGGGCAAAGTCAAGCTCATGCTCATGTTATTCCAGATGCTAGGTCTAGGTCTATAGGTAACGTCGTAAAAATTGATCTTCTCACGTTCAACTCCTATAGTTCAATCAACCATTTCATTGACTATGATCGTTCCGCGGCAAGCCTGTGACATTAGCGTCCGGGGAAAGTGTACATGAATGACCTCAGCACTGCGGTCGACCGATTGAGCCATGTCCGAGTATTGCGTCAACGGGCGGGGCACGTCATAAGCACCTTGTCGTTATCCGCGATCATGGGGGACGCAGTCAGTCCAAGGACACAGTGTCTTCAAGAACCGGCTGAGCTGTCCGAAAATAAAACATTAGAATCATCGCGTGGCGCGATATTCACGCACTCGGAGGGACGTGCGTCTCTCGTGGTATTGGTCTTCGTGTCCGAGGACCttcattttttttttgtcgTACAGAGTCTGCATCCTAAGAAGCAAGAATCCAGCCGCAGATATCCGCGCCTCAGTATTCCAGAATGGCTTACACTCTGGTGCCAAGATGCACAGTCGATGATGCCGCGGGTCTAGCTCGAAACAACATGTCTGCTTTTTGGCAAGAGACTTGGTGGAACATGATCTGGgccggcaagacgctcgacgccctcatcAGCTCATGTACTTTGAGGATGCCTCGGAATCTTCTGACGGAGCGCAACGTGAGGCGCCATCAAaaagtcgtcgaggcggccacgggcgagaTTGCGGGCTACGCACGATGGATCATGCCGGCCTCGTACGAGACGGCCTGGCTCGAGGCGCAGACCCCAGATGTCAGTGAATGTGACAGGGAGCTGTTTCAACAGCGCTTCTCCAGTGCCGAATGGTCACCGCGCGATGATTTGGACCCTCTTGACGAACAGATGTACGAGAACATGCAGGAGAACGAGCCAGCGGGTCCCTACATCAGTATGTCACACATTTGGTATCTAACAGAAATACTCGGCCACTGACGAGCAGCCTGTGCCAATAGAATTGGACTTCCTTGCCGTTGGTCCAAATCACCAGCACCGAGGCGTCGGCAGCATGCTTGTCAAGTCGGGCATCGAGGCTGCGAATGAGCTTCAGTTGGATATTTACCTCGTTGCGATGGGAAAGAAGGCACTTGACATGTATTTGAAGCTGGGGTTCAATCTTTTGGCACAGGACTGCAAAGACCTTCGACCATTCGGTGCAGATGGTATTTACGACACATACATCCTCGTCAAACATCCGGCGACCCTATGATTCGCGATTGCACGCCGGCAAGGACTATAGACACCCAGAGGATGACATTTCCCATTGGCGCAGATCTAACGAGGATATAATATGGGAAAGGAGCGTGCAAAAACGTAAAACTGCTCAAGTTTGCGAGTTGTGAATGGTAAATGAGATTTGCACTACGAAGAGTCGCGCCCGACCAAGCCCCGAGCCTTCACCACTTGAACTCTCTGGGAATTTGCCTAGGCTTTAGCGGAGCATCCCTCCGACACGGCTGGCAGTAGAGTCCACAGGTGATCGCGGGTGCCGTTGTCTTCGAACTGGACCACATTGGCGCTGTTAGCTGTAGACATGCCATCTACGCCTGCGAGCTTATTACTGTTCTTGTTTCGAATGAAGAAGGAGCCATCGCCTCGCGATTCCACTCTCCAAAGTTGATCATCCCTTCCGCTGTCTCTGTGCTGTTGGAGTTGCGCGCTAttcgccgtcgacgcatCATcgacagccagcagcaggccacTGTTGAGGTTCTTCAACTTCAGCCAGCCGCCGGGCGCTGGCACCGTTTGCCACAGGTGGTCACGGGTATCGTTGTCTTCATACTGCTGTATGTTTGCaccgctggccgtcgacgcgtgGTCGACGCC
Above is a genomic segment from Purpureocillium takamizusanense chromosome 2, complete sequence containing:
- a CDS encoding uncharacterized protein (COG:S~EggNog:ENOG503P2S7), whose amino-acid sequence is MAYTLVPRCTVDDAAGLARNNMSAFWQETWWNMIWAGKTLDALISSCTLRMPRNLLTERNVRRHQKVVEAATGEIAGYARWIMPASYETAWLEAQTPDVSECDRELFQQRFSSAEWSPRDDLDPLDEQMYENMQENEPAGPYIKLDFLAVGPNHQHRGVGSMLVKSGIEAANELQLDIYLVAMGKKALDMYLKLGFNLLAQDCKDLRPFGADGIYDTYILVKHPATL